TTCTCATATATTTAATCTGCTTCGTGACAGTTCATCCGTCAGAGATTCAAAGTGTTGTGGCATAGTTTCATATGCATATATACCGGGGAATGGGATCAGCTGTTTTTGTGGATGTAAACAATGGAGAGTTGTGAAGAACCCTCGGAGACTGGAATTAAAAGGGGGAGAGATTTACAGGGGTGGGCTGCATCTTTTTTTGCCTCGTGGATTTCTCATTGGGCTGTCGGCATCAGTAGTTGACTAATAGTATCAAATGCTCGATCTCCAACAGATCTGGCCTACAATCAAGGGTGAGCAGTCCACTTCCCCACCTTGCCCAAATAATTTTAGCAATTTTGTATTCATTGACACTATCAAGATTTCAACTTCCCCACAAGGCCCTTCTTTTCGAGAGGGCGAAAACGTATTTTCATAAGACTTCCTTCTTGGGACTTTCATAAAGGGCAAACGAATTGGAACatttaaaaggtaaaaaaaagtGGACTAACAATATGGGACGAAGAGAGTAGTTTGCTAGGAAAATGTGTAATCTATAACCCATATATGATACTTACTAGACTTGTGTATCTACAAGTGATGTAGGCTTACCACTCTCgaggagaaaagaaaacttGGGATTCATATGCATTTGAAGCAAGTTGTGGCAGTTTAAAAAGATTTTATAGTGTCAAAGTAGCAAAATTTGGATGAAACTTTTAAAATATCCCTCTGTAAGAAATCAAAGAGAGTGATAGTACAACATATAAatagaaagaattaaaaaaaaaatagcaacatTGCGAAAGAAATATATACCATGAACCAAGTTGCTAAACCAActggggctagctcagttggcctCTTGCCTATGGGTGTTCTTCCTTTAAagggtttttcctttctttcttcgtTTCTCTACCATATAAAGGgcttatttcttatattggttgagttgttaagtttggttgtttcgtggactctcacaattgatgtagtgtcttGGGTTTGTACTATGTAtttcatatctgatgtaaaatgattttttctatcgattgaaaaaaaaaaaagaagttgctACGTGCCACTGGACGAATCATGAGCTAGCCAAACCCCTAAGAAAGTTGGTCAGACACAACCAAAAACACAAAAGCAACCCACCAAATACATCAACATCACGTAAGCTTCATATTTTTTTGCCCCAATTAATCTATAACCACACTCAATTTGAGTGAGTTTGTGCCAAACGGGTGCATGCTCATGTGTGTTGGGCCGATCTCGACTGTTCATGCCAAGCAATGGACAGTTTAGATTGCATCTTAGCCGAACATCAATAGACAGCCCGGATCTATTCGGCCAAGATGCAATATGATCCGTTCATTGCTCGGCATGGATGGTCGAGATCGGCCCAACACACATGTTGTCCCACCGCATGCTCTCCCAGTTCAAGTTTGTGTGTAGTAAGTGTTTATGGTGCTAGAACCcatttattttctcccttaTTCCAGCAGCTACCTTCCATTATTCTTCGCTTCTCAATCACTAAATTAACCTCGTTCACATTAGCCCTTCGAAAATCGAAGCCACTGACCTATCACAATGTGTTGCTATAACCCAAATTCATCACTAGGAGCGCCCTAAATGGTTAATAGAGGAAATCTAGTATTTATACACATAAATAAACATTAATCTGTTTAAGTAATTGTGCCCGAAAATTCACAAGTAAGAGCGTCCAGAATGGTTATTGGAGAAAATCTTGAGCTCAGTTGAAGCGCTAAATGAATTTGTCCCAtaaaattttatcaaaatccTTCTATGATGTTCtaaacagaaacaacaaatgCAGATCAACAGAAAGATACAGATACATGGAATTTTGGGGTCCTTGTCATTTTTAATGTTAAATAGGGCAAAAACCTGAGAACCCTAAAAACTAATTATACACACAGAAAGCACAGGAAGTAAGAATGAGTTGCAACCAAGACCCCAAACAAGTAAACAAGCTTCCAGCAATCAGATCCTCAAATACAGGTTTCCTGCGTTCCAATCATATTTcttcatgggatgattagctATGATCACTTGAGCGATCCACAATTGAGTAGCAATTGCTAACTGGAGCTTTTCATGAGGAATGCTACTATACATCCGAGCAAAGCACCGGCAACCACCTGGGAAGTTCCAATTGAAAAGTTAATAAAACGAAGGAATTACAAATTCACTATCATAGCTGTTTGCTTTATGTAAACAACTATAATAAAGTAGGTATGTTCTGGTTAGAGTTTGTATTCGCTCTTCGTTTTGAAATTGCGCAAAGTTTTAAACTTCATACCACAAAAGGCATGTACCAGCTGCTTAACTGGAGAAGTAAGTATCCGCACTTTGGAGAGTCAAAGATCGTAATCTATTGTATATCTACTTTCACATGTTTTCCTTTTCATCAGAACAATATCCATGGGATTCTGGAACTAAGAAGTCCTACCTTGAACCTACTTCATAAAGTTTCATGGATGAACATGTTAGTGAACAGGATCCCAACATCAACCATAACTTAAAGTACATTTAACTATGAAACAAGCTTGATTGTCAGCTTGGGCCGCACTTGGTTATAAGATCACTGCTAATCAATAGAAGTGGCCCCAGATTGTGTATTTTAATGTGAGAAGAGCACCAAGGCGCAACAGTCTCTGGAGGCCTAGAGCGAGGCAAGGAGCACATTTTCCATAAGAAGAACAATCAAGATTCAATTGTGACAGACAAAAGGTTCAACAAAGATTTATAAAAGATTTATGATTATAACTACTAAGGCTAAGaattaagcaaaataaaaacaaaaattagaaCAATCCAATTCCCAGAACCGATAAACGCATCTCCATCATTCCAAATGCCCACATATTCAGGCTTTAAGAGAAGCATTCATATTGAATGAACACTTATGCTTTAAGATCCAACATTCAAATTAAAACAACTAAATATCCGATGAACGAACCTGCAACTAGGCACGTCTTCTACAACATTGGGTCACCTGATGTTTTGTTCAACACCAAATTCATCCCTTATTTACTCGACCAAGGTCACACAAATACCATGGAACAAAGACATGACCTAATGGAATTGAATCTCTTATTATCCCAAGACAAACAATGTACATAGGATGAGCACGATTAACAACATACCTGAAGTGGAGTATGACCCAGTGAATCTCGCAGGGGTTTAACACTAGATACAGGATGTTCAGGAGGCAGCTCACACACAATTTGATTCAACAACTGCAGTAAGAGGAACCACACAAAATTCAACCAATGGAATGGTCAGGGGGAAAGGGCCACGTAATCTTGAAGTGAAATGGCTAAGATTGTGAACAATATATTACTTCAGCTTGCCGGCCAGCATGAAGTCTAACACCGGATGCATCATACATTACCTGCAGGTATCCAAAATAATAAGTCCAGGAAGCAACTGAAAGTGAAGAACTCATGTCATACACCActaaaaatgaccaaaatgcAACAATACcacataataataaaaaattaagattccTGCCATGGATTGGGAGCAGTACATATTTTATGACAGAAATGTTCATTGGAACCTACACTCCAACGTGTTTTTCGGATAACTACCCTTAACTTATTGAGCTCGGCAGCAGCCTTTTCAACTTGGACATGTTGGTTTGTCAATGTAAAGACAAATGGTATAGAAAAAAGCTTGGCATCAGCAACGCAGAAGACTTTGCTCATTTTAGTCAAAGCAAATAGTTTGGGCGTAACCTAACAGACGATCCAAGCAGTGGCTGAACATGTTTCGTAAAGACCTATCACACATTCCTACCACAGTTTCCAGAGATTGTAATAGCAAAAAGGAAAACCTTTTTTAAGTCTCAAACTATGATCTATGATGCACAGAACAGACGTGGGACATGAGACACAGATACGACACAATGGACACACTGACacagaattttcaaaaacttaacCAACTAATGTGTATGCATAAACATAATGCTTACTTGACTATACACACATTGTCATATCAAGaaagcaaaaaatcaaattgatgtTCCACATAGAAAAGAAGCGTGAAAGAACAAGATCTAATAtctattttggaaaattgtGTCACAAACAAACTAAAAGTTTTGAGATTTAGAATCAAAAGATTGAAAAACCTAAAGGAAAGGGTCATTAGGTAAAAAAACATGTTATAACAATTCTTCATGGGAAGTTGTTATATTTTGAATGTTGGGATTCATCTGTCTAACTGATGGATACAGTGCCCCCCTCCCAAGTGTCTGAAGCGATCCGGTTCTAAAGAAACCAAACAATGTTAGGACACTATGAACAATTGTCCGACACAACCACATGATGTCTATGAATTGTTAATGCTTCTCTGGCAGGCTCACAAGAACTGAAATACAGCACCAAACTGTAACAAGTAATTCTCTCGTGAGAGGCAGCACAGGAtaaggctttttctttttcatgcaaAGTACCAGCAGGTCCAGCACGGGGTACAGAAGCATCACAAACAAGCACACATTACTTTGCTGGACCAAAACTCATCTACTTTTAAATCCAAAAGGAGAAGACCAGTCAACAGCCTTAGAATCTCATGAAGTTACACGCAAAGCATAAGAAATTTGTGAAAGAGAAGATGACTAGTTTTCTTCATGCATTTCAACAACTTCGTTAAGAGAAGCATTGCTGCCTAAGCAAGCACATCCATACAAAAGAACGAGGAAGACCTGGATTAAAAGTACGTACAACGCATGCCAACACAACGGCAATGGCAAAGGCTGATCCTCCTGTTCCTTCTTGAAAACCAACAGCTGCTGCAAGAGCTGTGACAGTCGCTGAATGTGAGGATGGCATTCCCCCCGAACTAACCATTCTTCTAGAATCCCATCTCTTCTCCTTGACCCTGCACATCTACAAGAACATATTAcaaagaagaaagggagaaCAAGTAGGAATCAAGCACCATTTacagaatccaaaaggcatACGATGTCAATAAAAAGAACCACGATTTATTCCCAAAATGGGATACCATAGTAGCCTAAACATACAAACATGAGACGAGAATCAAGACTCCGGACCATGGCAAACAAGGGCAACAAAGGACTCATCATTGTTGAGAATCAGCCaaatcaacacacacacacatgaagAATAATCAAGAACACAAGACACGGAGATATTTTGCGTGGTTCCCCAACTATGTAATTGTGTACATCCACAACTCACACCAGTTTCCACTATGTAATCGAATGAAGAGAGTACAAGATACTATAGCTTAAGTTAAAACCGAGGGTTTGAATAGGTAGCGAAACGTGAACCAAATCGAATCAGGCTTTACTAGCCCAAAGGCTTTACAAGCCCAAACACTCAAGCCCAGTGATCCACTCAAAACTCCTCCAGACTCTCCCGTAGCCCCCGCCTTAGCCCACTctctcttccaatttttttttttttttgggtaacggAGAAACAACCGTATAGTCAAGCCACTAAATGGACCCCACTGCGCAACCCAAACCTCCGGAGGAGCAAGCGCAGCCACACCAGTCACGGCCCCCCACTTACTTCAAGATACTCACCTTGTGGGGAATCAAACCCCAAACCTTGAGGAGTATTCCCAAAGCCTGGTCATCCACCCGAACGACTGGGACAACCCCTGGGTGTGTctctctttcaaatttgaaGCTTAAGCCATACGCCCTTTGATTTATTAGGCTGAATTTTTAGCGTATTTAGATGATTAATCCAAGGCGATGCTTTTGATATGCTCAATCCGTCTGTTGAATATACTGATTATAGACTATGCAAAGATTAGGGTTCTGTGATGGTTACTGTTTGGTTATGCTTTTAACTCATGCAATTCAAGTGCTAATTGTATCAAAAGATTAGGGCTTTTGATACACTCGGGTAAATCAAGTTTGCATAAAGTGAATACAACCAAACACTTGAACTACTTATTAAATTGCGATACTAAATTGTCCAGGTATTTATTGAATAATAGCTTGAACTATTAACACAAATTGCAGATCGAATGCACATGACAAGGCATAATGTTCCGAATTCCATAAAACGATGTAGCATTGCTCCCACTGATGGGGAATTCATCGaacgaggagagagaaagagggagtcGTCATTACCAGGTGGTGAAAGGCTTGAGAAACTGAGCGAGAGCACAGGCGAGCAACGCGCACAGGAGAGGGAGGTTCCATGGTCCAATCGACGGATCCGATGAATATGATCGGAGGCTCGACGATGCATCGGCGGCCGTGATCACC
The sequence above is drawn from the Rhododendron vialii isolate Sample 1 chromosome 6a, ASM3025357v1 genome and encodes:
- the LOC131329859 gene encoding uncharacterized protein LOC131329859 isoform X1; protein product: MDEVITAADASSSLRSYSSDPSIGPWNLPLLCALLACALAQFLKPFTTWVKEKRWDSRRMVSSGGMPSSHSATVTALAAAVGFQEGTGGSAFAIAVVLACVVMYDASGVRLHAGRQAELLNQIVCELPPEHPVSSVKPLRDSLGHTPLQVVAGALLGCIVAFLMKSSS
- the LOC131329859 gene encoding uncharacterized protein LOC131329859 isoform X2, which codes for MHRRASDHIHRIRRLDHGTSLSCARCSPVLSLSFSSLSPPGSRRRDGILEEWLVRGECHPHIQRLSQLLQQLLVFKKEQEDQPLPLPLCWHALYVLLIQVMYDASGVRLHAGRQAELLNQIVCELPPEHPVSSVKPLRDSLGHTPLQVVAGALLGCIVAFLMKSSS
- the LOC131329859 gene encoding uncharacterized protein LOC131329859 isoform X3 — protein: MEPPSPVRVARLCSRSVSQAFHHLMCRVKEKRWDSRRMVSSGGMPSSHSATVTALAAAVGFQEGTGGSAFAIAVVLACVVMYDASGVRLHAGRQAELLNQIVCELPPEHPVSSVKPLRDSLGHTPLQVVAGALLGCIVAFLMKSSS